A genome region from Salvia splendens isolate huo1 chromosome 19, SspV2, whole genome shotgun sequence includes the following:
- the LOC121779850 gene encoding LRR receptor-like serine/threonine-protein kinase GSO1, which translates to METSSPPFSLALVLLTLTSVTLITSSSSSPFSNSDTDQDALLAFKNAIILDSDSIMISNWSANASICSWTGVSCSLDHQRVTALNFSGFLLHGTISPHLGNLTFLQSLDMSSNNFTGSIPSELSNIQRLKTLNLASNQLVGGLPSGIFTNMSVLVEINLRSNNLSGELPSNICSNTPKLKRLLLSGNKIDGKIPKSICKCREMEELRISSNQLTGKIPTEIGNLTKLTLLSMFSNHLEGEIPSSVFNISSLEFVYLGDNSLTSSVPIFNSLTRLQRLYLDGNNLIGGIPEEIGYLTSLQYLKLDKNNLTGQIPKQIGNLTMLRTLYIDSNKLTGELPEELGNLKNITLIHAYSNALSGSIPHSIFNLSTLEVLSLQFNQLSGSLPPYIGLSLVNLKELHLSSNRLTGEIPTTISNASVLTWLQLNINSFTGSIPHFDNLRSLKVLRLWENNLTGADSPDQELTFLSSLTNCSSLESLDISDNPRMNGVLPPSVGNLSVSLKSFRAANCSIRGVIPSAFGNLSNLQTLDLSTNNLTGFIPATMGKLKQLGELVLYNNRLGGYIPRDLCPMRNLIKLGLHANMLVGPLPECLGEVKSLRMVTMNSNKLSSTLPSEIFGLADLIYLDLSSNNLSGQLPYIGRLKAINELDLSSNEFSGSIPESIGGCESLVYLNLSKNTFNGSIPQSVGEAKGLSKLDLSYNHLSGSIPESLEKLKLVKLNMSYNDLEGEIPDEGCFSELDAQSFLNNLKLCGSERFQVPSCPKKHPKSNVVALVMKYVVPPFVAFLFVVVGLLILIRRWRRPQDKPPSTENSSKLRSWKIVSEKELEQGTSSFSETNLLGKGSIGSVFKATLADGTEVAVKVFDLQVERAIRIFKTESHILSTIRHRNLVKILGCCSNPEFKALILTYMPNGSLEKWLHSDKNCLDLVQRLQVAIDVALALEYLHHDHTYPVVHCDIKPNNVLLDADMTAHVGDFGIAKLFDHDEAAVHTIAMGTIGYAAPEFGSEGTVSTMGDVYSYGILLLEMFTSKKPTDDMFNGEMSIKEWVGKALNENAISVVVASVLVSIEDGHFSAKLECVTSVFELAMKCLALLPHERINMKQVVAALQKIKGKFTLEDMEKKHRW; encoded by the exons ATGGAGACCTCTTCCCCTCCCTTCTCTCTCGCTCTCGTGCTTTTGACATTAACCAGCGTTACACTGatcacctcctcctcctcctccccgtTTTCCAACTCAGATACTGATCAAGACGCTCTCCTCGCCTTCAAAAACGCCATCATTTTGGACTCCGATTCCATCATGATCAGCAACTGGTCCGCTAACGCTTCCATCTGCAGCTGGACTGGCGTCTCATGCAGCCTCGACCACCAAAGGGTCACGGCCCTCAATTTCTCCGGCTTCCTCCTCCACGGAACCATCTCTCCACATCTTGGAAACTTAACGTTCCTTCAGTCTCTGGACATGAGCTCCAACAATTTCACAGGCTCCATACCCTCGGAGCTGTCCAACATCCAAAGGCTGAAGACTTTGAACTTAGCGAGTAATCAGCTCGTGGGAGGTCTACCGAGTGGCATCTTCACCAACATGTCTGTGTTGGTAGAGATCAACCTCAGGTCTAACAACCTATCGGGCGAGCTCCCAAGTAATATATGCAGTAATACTCCGAAACTCAAGAGGTTACTTTTGTCCGGAAATAAAATTGATGGAAAAATCCCGAAGAGTATATGCAAGTGCAGAGAGATGGAAGAGTTGCGAATATCCTCTAACCAACTCACTGGCAAAATACCAACTGAAATCGGGAACTTGACGAAGCTTACTTTGTTAAGCATGTTTTCAAACCATTTGGAAG GAGAAATTCCTTCATCTGTCTTCAACATTTCTTCTCTGGAATTTGTGTACCTTGGTGACAACAGTCTTACTAGTAGTGTCCCCATTTTCAACAGTTTAACCAGGCTTCAAAGATTGTATCTTGACGGAAACAACTTGATAG GTGGCATACCCGAAGAAATTGGATATCTCACCTCCTTGCAGTATCTAAAACTTGataaaaacaacttgacag GTCAGATACCAAAGCAAATTGGGAACCTTACTATGCTGAGAACATTATATATTGATTCCAACAAGTTGACAG GTGAACTACCAGAAGAGCTTGGTAATCTCAAAAACATCACACTTATTCATGCATACTCAAATGCTTTGAGTGGTTCAATCCCACATTCCATATTTAATCTCTCAACATTGGAAGTATTATCTCTTCAGTTCAATCAACTCTCCGGCAGTCTTCCTCCATACATAGGCCTCTCACTTGTCAATCTCAAAGAGCTACATTTATCTTCCAATAGACTCACCGGAGAAATCCCAACCACTATCAGCAATGCTTCCGTGCTTACTTGGTTGCAGTTGAATATAAACTCATTCACTGGCTCCATTCCCCACTTTGATAACTTAAGGTCCCTCAAAGTCCTTCGACTTTGGGAAAATAATCTGACGGGAGCTGACTCTCCGGATCAAGAACTCACATTTCTCTCTTCGTTAACTAACTGCTCGTCTTTGGAGTCCTTGGATATATCAGATAATCCGCGGATGAATGGTGTCCTCCCGCCTTCGGTTGGGAACTTATCTGTCTCTCTCAAAAGTTTTCGAGCAGCTAACTGCAGCATCCGAGGAGTTATTCCTTCTGCTTTTGGAAATTTGAGCAATTTACAAACTTTGGATTTATCTACAAATAATCTCACAGGATTCATCCCGGCAACAATGGGGAAGTTGAAGCAGCTGGGTGAGTTAGTCCTCTATAATAACCGGCTGGGCGGATATATCCCTCGTGATCTTTGTCCAATGAGAAACTTGATAAAATTGGGCTTGCATGCCAACATGCTCGTAGGTCCGTTACCAGAATGTTTGGGGGAAGTTAAATCTCTAAGAATGGTCACAATGAACTCGAACAAGCTGAGTTCCACTCTCCCTTCGGAAATCTTTGGTCTTGCAGACCTCATATATTTGGACTTGTCTTCGAACAATCTGAGTGGTCAACTTCCGTATATTGGAAGGCTGAAGGCTATTAACGAGTTAGACTTATCCTCTAACGAGTTTTCAGGTTCTATTCCTGAATCAATTGGCGGATGTGAGTCACTTGTATACCTAAATTTGTCGAAAAATACGTTTAATGGTTCCATCCCTCAGTCAGTGGGAGAGGCCAAAGGATTGAGTAAATTGGATCTGTCCTATAATCACCTGTCTGGTTCGATACCCGAGTCACTGGAAAAGCTCAAGCTTGTGAAGTTGAATATGTCTTATAATGATCTGGAAGGGGAAATACCAGATGAAGGTTGTTTTTCTGAGTTAGATGCTCAGTCATTTCTCAACAACCTTAAGCTATGTGGCTCGGAGAGATTTCAAGTGCCATCTTGTCCGAAGAAGCATCCAAAATCAaacgttgttgctcttgtaatGAAATATGTTGTTCCACCCTTTGTTGCATTCTTATTTGTAGTGGTTGGTTTACTCATTCTGATAAGGAGATGGAGGCGGCCACAAGACAAACCGCCTTCTACGGAAAATTCATCAAAACTTAGGAGCTGGAAAATAGTTTCGGAGAAAGAACTAGAGCAGGGAACAAGTTCTTTTAGTGAGACGAATCTCCTTGGTAAAGGAAGCATCGGTTCAGTATTCAAAGCAACACTAGCAGATGGGACAGAAGTTGCGGTGAAAGTGTTCGACTTACAAGTAGAAAGAGCCATCAGGATCTTTAAAACTGAGAGTCATATATTAAGCACTATTCGACATAGAAACTTGGTGAAGATACTTGGTTGTTGCAGTAACCCTGAATTCAAAGCCTTGATTCTTACATATATGCCGAATGGAAGCTTGGAGAAATGGCTGCATTCGGACAAGAATTGTCTTGATCTGGTGCAAAGACTACAAGTAGCAATAGATGTGGCGTTAGCTTTGGAATATCTTCATCATGACCATACATACCCGGTCGTTCACTGTGATATAAAGCCAAACAATGTGTTGCTCGATGCAGATATGACTGCTCATGTTGGGGACTTTGGTATCGCCAAGCTCTTTGACCACGATGAGGCTGCAGTTCACACTATAGCCATGGGAACTATTGGTTATGCAGCACCAG AGTTTGGATCCGAAGGAACGGTATCTACAATGGGAGATGTATACAGTTATGGGATACTGTTGTTGGAGATGTTCACAAGCAAGAAGCCGACAGATGATATGTTCAACGGCGAAATGAGCATAAAGGAGTGGGTGGGTAAAGCGTTAAACGAAAATGCAATAAGCGTAGTCGTGGCCTCTGTTTTGGTATCAATAGAAGATGGACATTTCTCTGCAAAGTTAGAATGTGTGACATCTGTTTTCGAATTGGCGATGAAATGTTTGGCCCTTTTACCACATGAACGAATCAACATGAAGCAAGTAGTGGCTGCTCTACAGAAGATCAAAGGCAAGTTTACACTGGAAGATATGGAAAAGAAGCATCGCTGGTGA